Proteins encoded within one genomic window of Clostridia bacterium:
- a CDS encoding Crp/Fnr family transcriptional regulator — MGKTDCIKSLYFFADLDKRELNEVVELAQKKIFKKNEIIFNQGDRADKIFIVKEGNIKLFKISEDGKQLTLEILSGNNVFGENSLFSDECYSMSAQSIDETCVTIYYKDDMEKLLKSNPTISLKVIKTLSKKLYLSNEFVSNIAFNDARGRLINVLKKFAVDYGVHTEQGILIDFYLTHQDLASIINASRTTTTNILLSLREEGLISIKDRKIVVDKALL, encoded by the coding sequence ATGGGAAAAACCGACTGTATAAAAAGTTTATATTTTTTTGCAGACCTTGACAAAAGAGAATTAAATGAAGTAGTAGAGTTGGCACAGAAAAAAATTTTCAAAAAAAATGAGATCATCTTCAATCAAGGTGACAGAGCAGATAAAATTTTTATAGTCAAAGAAGGTAATATCAAACTTTTCAAAATTTCCGAAGATGGTAAACAATTGACACTTGAAATATTATCAGGCAACAATGTCTTTGGCGAAAATTCACTTTTCAGCGATGAGTGTTATTCCATGAGTGCCCAGTCAATAGATGAAACCTGCGTTACTATATATTATAAGGATGATATGGAGAAGTTATTAAAATCCAATCCTACAATATCATTAAAAGTGATCAAAACCCTCAGCAAAAAACTATATTTATCTAATGAATTTGTTTCCAATATAGCTTTCAATGATGCACGGGGTAGACTTATAAATGTGCTTAAAAAGTTTGCTGTTGACTATGGCGTCCATACTGAACAAGGTATATTGATTGATTTTTATCTTACACATCAGGATTTAGCCAGCATAATAAATGCGTCCCGCACTACTACCACCAATATCTTATTGAGTTTGAGGGAAGAAGGTTTGATCAGTATAAAAGATAGAAAGATAGTGGTTGATAAGGCTTTGTTATAA